The following coding sequences are from one BD1-7 clade bacterium window:
- the tag_2 gene encoding DNA-3-methyladenine glycosylase 1, translating to MTTDFIAPDGKPRCQWTSVTPDFVPYHDNEWGFPVDDDIRLFEKVCLESFQSGLSWRTILNKRDNFRAAFDGFDFNKIAAYDRKDIKRLLADTGIVRHQGKIEAVINNAKCAQALVAEVGSLAAFFWRFEPTTPATEEPLTASTSPESIALAKQLKKMGWKFVGPTTCYAFMQAMGLVNDHSHTCITRARVAAARQQFEKPT from the coding sequence ATGACCACTGACTTTATTGCCCCTGACGGCAAGCCACGATGCCAATGGACCAGCGTAACGCCTGACTTTGTGCCCTACCACGACAACGAGTGGGGATTTCCGGTTGATGATGATATTCGTTTGTTTGAAAAGGTGTGCCTTGAGAGCTTTCAGTCGGGCTTAAGCTGGCGCACGATACTCAATAAACGTGACAACTTCAGAGCCGCTTTTGACGGGTTTGACTTCAATAAAATTGCCGCATACGACAGAAAGGATATCAAACGCCTACTGGCCGATACGGGTATTGTGCGCCATCAGGGCAAGATTGAAGCCGTGATCAACAATGCGAAATGCGCGCAAGCACTCGTAGCCGAAGTCGGATCACTGGCGGCTTTCTTTTGGCGCTTTGAGCCCACAACCCCAGCGACGGAAGAGCCACTCACCGCCTCCACATCACCAGAGTCGATCGCACTTGCCAAGCAGCTCAAAAAAATGGGCTGGAAGTTTGTNGGGCCAACAACCTGCTATGCCTTTATGCAGGCCATGGGGCTGGTCAATGATCATTCTCACACATGCATTACACGGGCACGTGTTGCCGCAGCACGTCAGCAGTTCGAAAAGCCCACTTGA